One part of the Aspergillus luchuensis IFO 4308 DNA, chromosome 5, nearly complete sequence genome encodes these proteins:
- the SWC4 gene encoding SANT/Myb-like DNA-binding domain-containing protein (BUSCO:EOG09262OLP;~COG:B;~EggNog:ENOG410PK52;~InterPro:IPR008468,IPR027109,IPR017877,IPR032563;~PFAM:PF16282,PF05499;~go_component: GO:0005634 - nucleus [Evidence IEA];~go_component: GO:0035267 - NuA4 histone acetyltransferase complex [Evidence IEA];~go_process: GO:0006281 - DNA repair [Evidence IEA];~go_process: GO:0006338 - chromatin remodeling [Evidence IEA];~go_process: GO:0043967 - histone H4 acetylation [Evidence IEA];~go_process: GO:0043968 - histone H2A acetylation [Evidence IEA];~go_process: GO:0045892 - negative regulation of transcription, DNA-templated [Evidence IEA]), with the protein MAAADVRDMLDLPAEGQPRPHKKQKVVEKRPEGITRELYALLGERAPPIAINENRYKGRPKWTSKKRVQPWRMTPFINSARSDGLVLRHWQRQHESAKVPALEGSEMDVDEKKEDNADASTSDNVPQQDSIFAKYNIKARVPNRYTDEEYNRHLKNDDWTRQETDYLMDLVEEYDLRWVVIADRYDYQPHSVDGDSNNTSALVPAKQYRTMEQMKSRYYFIAASMLALEHPPSEMSEAEFELHEKMLKFDADRERSRKELAALQLNRTADEVREESVLLEELKRITANEQDFITERRELYSRLEVPISVGNTTMYQSSQGLSQLLQTLLQADKSKKRRSILGPEGGAAPSPAGATPAPNAPSSARDSRADTPNATPAAAPTNKKAAAAAAAAAAAANKEAQQQAVRTLTPAEEAKYGVQHHDRLAPGVQFRSDRAQKLTQAKSNVQTQKLAAALAELEVPLRLVMPTERVCRDFEKLIHSVNLLLEARKVSEKVESEIRVLEAAKEEREKKAKEALEKDGKPEVKSEQQEDQPLPAAAEESAGDAEGQEKGATDESGEKAGGAGAGEEGDGPSHKRSASVLSNASDKSTKRQRK; encoded by the exons ATGGCCGCCGCCGATGTTCGCGACATGCTGGATCTGCCCGCGGAGGGCCAGCCCCGACCTCATAAGAAACAGAAGGTCGTCGAGAAGCGTCCAG AGGGTATTACCCGTGAGCTCTATGCTCTGCTAGGTGAACGAGCACCTCCGATCGCCATCAACGAGAACCGCTACAAGGGACGCCCGAAATGGACGAGCAAAAAGCGCGTCCAGCCATG GCGCATGACCCCCTTCATCAACAGCGCCCGCTCCGACGGCCTCGTTCTCCGCCACTGGCAGCGCCAGCATGAATCCGCCAAGGTCCCCGCGCTGGAGGGCTCCGAGATGGAtgtggacgagaagaaagaagacaacgCCGATGCCTCAACCTCCGACAACGTGCCGCAGCAAGACTCCATTTTCGCCAAATACAACATCAAGGCCCGCGTACCCAACCGCTACACAGACGAGGAATACAACCGACATCTCAAGAACGACGACTGGACGCGCCAGGAAACCGACTACCTCATGGACCTTGTCGAAGAATACGACCTCCGCTGGGTCGTTATCGCCGACCGCTACGACTACCAACCGCACTCCGTCGACGGCgactccaacaacaccagcgCCCTCGTCCCCGCAAAGCAATACCGAACCATGGAGCAGATGAAATCGCGCTACTACTTCATTGCCGCAAGCATGCTCGCACTCGAACACCCACCTTCTGAGATGTCCGAAGCTGAATTCGAACTACATGAGAAGATGCTCAAGTTCGACGCCGATCGTGAACGCTCCCGCAAAGAACTCGCCGCCCTGCAACTCAACCGCACAGCCGACGAAGTCCGCGAAGAAAGCGTCCTCCTCGAAGAACTCAAACGCATCACCGCCAACGAACAAGACTTCATCACCGAGCGTCGCGAACTCTACTCCCGCCTCGAAGTCCCCATCAGCGTCGGCAACACAACCATGTACCAATCCAGCCAAGGCCTCTCTCAactcctccaaaccctcctccaagccgacaagagcaagaaacGCCGCTCCATCCTGGGCCCCGAAGGCGGCGCCGCTCCCAGCCCCGCCGGCGCAACCCCTGCCCCCAATGCCCCCAGCAGCGCCCGCGACAGCCGCGCCGACACCCCGAACGCAACCCCGGCTGCcgccccaaccaacaaaaaggccgccgccgctgctgcggctgcggctgcagcAGCGAACAAGGAAGCGCAGCAACAAGCCGTCCGGACCCTCACGCccgccgaagaagccaaatACGGCGTGCAGCACCACGACCGACTGGCACCAGGTGTGCAATTCCGCAGTGACCGCGCGCAGAAGCTCACGCAAGCGAAGTCGAACGTGCAGACACAGAAACTCGCTGCCGCGTTGGCGGAATTGGAGGTGCCATTGCGGCTTGTCATGCCCACGGAGCGCGTCTGCAGGGATTTTGAGAAGTTGATCCACTCCGTGAATTTGCTGCTGGAGGCGCGGAAGGTgtcggagaaggtggagagtgAGATTCGGGTCTTGGAGGCTGCGAAGGAGGAACgtgagaagaaggcgaaggaggcgcTAGAGAAGGATGGTAAGCCTGAAGTTAAGtcggagcagcaggaggatCAGCCGCTTcctgcggcggcggaggagagtgCTGGAGATGCGGAGGGGCAGGAGAAGGGTGCAACGGATGAATCGGGGGAGAAGGCAGgaggtgctggtgctggtgaggagggagatgggcCTTCGCATAAACGCTCTGCTAGTGTGCTGAGCAATGCTAGTGATAAGAGTACGAAGCGGCAACGGAAGTAA
- a CDS encoding uncharacterized protein (COG:S;~EggNog:ENOG410PZ0A): MAFFLICPRFRKYWKGSDSDTRHSYKLNPSKPTPDGGSNGYSKDRQDVARPGHPRRSSGGLPDRLRRRFSREARDQRVRPKNDRRKSGSPAFPFSSRFASPGERVATPDDIGSSFMSERGYDSDAQFINTPKQISHTRDHPCNPRILEEAAVSPLRREMEQGMPYVQAYSPELEDLESAPCADPTTREESQSALRSKSQVFCMTQLSQGSSTFHGTDDGSRRVRVARRQRGMAGSPVQGKIRNGPVYPKQHGYRPHLRMASPDPGIHGSDYSTPVSPVPFSYATSADSLVGPSSQISVRKRRRQPPAGPIPDNCSVHLDDLNIPTTLASRSTSPRMLSPKQSFDENRWASTAGTWNASQPFHDFSGFGAGKASDTYATGPRPRGPVNQASSCYSQKTSLSSTDDRVGSIDRRILNQANTIQPHEPIASFNCSPRSLESSLVDGHYAPIADQDADKFEAQKTMFSERFEPARSLSSPAHGHNDADTDLAPPRKVSVGWMSGGRRLGYGYILVPANDGADEPPQKPNDIGSSVPGVTAVGVDLRSGSSRPFGKETIGQNKKTSPKAGNSNFELSSVMSRIRLRSFSSAFSEGLGEQLKSSVLEKFPKRKKEQLESGAVDRKNPWDFCSWVDPNQPASEQQSEQKSSSVSTRSTEGRPLGRWATLRRTGSLLKGRSVSAITRGFEANSTATMTTPAGRYPVARRKEGRIFKFKVLDRKNMVKSADDDVPIVSAENLHETAGSDDFQHEGQDHDQQTVQTGIPNTEKSRHDSSDKTGSESITDDWKSTYQDYQEMLG, translated from the exons ATGgcgttcttcctcatctGTCCCCGATTCAGAAAATACTGGAAAGGCTCAGACTCGGACACAAGGCACTCCTACAAGTTGAACCCCTCTAAACCAACACCAGATGGCGGTTCGAATG GGTATTCCAAGGACAGGCAAGATGTCGCACGCCCCGGTCATCCCAGACGCTCCTCCGGTGGCCTGCCCGATAGACTCCGTAGACGTTTCTCTCGAGAAGCCAGAGACCAGCGTGTGAGGCCAAAAAATGATCGCAGAAAGTCTGGATCCCCAGCATTTCCATTCTCTTCCAGATTTGCCAGTCCTGGTGAAAGAGTAGCTACTCCGGACGATATTGGGAGCAGCTTCATGAGCGAAAGGGGATATGACAGCGACGCGCAGTTTATAAACACCCCCAAGCAGATCAGCCACACCAGAGACCATCCTTGTAATCCACGTATCCTTGAGGAGGCTGCTGTCTCCCCTTTGCGGCGCGAGATGGAACAGGGGATGCCATATGTGCAGGCTTATAGTCCAGAGCTTGAAGACCTAGAGAGTGCACCATGTGCGGACCCTACTACAAGGGAAGAGTCACAATCCGCTCTGCGTTCGAAGAGTCAGGTGTTTTGCATGACCCAATTGTCTCAAGGCTCCTCTACCTTCCACGGCACAGATGACGGGAGCCGTCGAGTCAGGGTTGCAAGGCGTCAAAGAGGTATGGCGGGCAGTCCAGTTCAAGGCAAGATAAGAAATGGACCTGTGTATCCAAAACAACACGGATACCGGCCTCACCTTCGAATGGCTTCACCTGATCCTGGTATACATGGCTCGGATTATTCGACTCCAGTGTCTCCTGTGCCATTCTCGTATGCCACGTCTGCCGACTCTTTGGTTGGGCCATCTTCACAGATCTCTGTCAGGAAACGACGCCGGCAGCCCCCCGCAGGCCCTATACCAGACAATTGCTCTGTTCATCTTGATGACTTGAATATCCCGACGACCTTGGCGTCTCGCTCAACGTCTCCTCGTATGCTATCCCCGAAACAATCGTTTGATGAGAATCGGTGGGCCAGCACTGCCGGGACGTGGAACGCATCCCAGCCCTTTCACGACTTTTCGGGGTTTGGAGCAGGAAAAGCATCGGATACCTACGCAACAGGACCAAGACCTAGGGGACCAGTGAACCAGGCGTCCTCATGCTATTCTCAGAAGACCAGCTTGTCATCTACAGATGATCGAGTCGGCTCTATAGATAGACGGATCCTGAATCAGGCTAATACTATACAACCTCATGAACCCATCGCTTCTTTCAATTGTTCCCCTCGATCATTGGAATCATCTCTGGTGGATGGTCATTATGCTCCCATTGCAGACCAGGATGCAGATAAATTTGAAGCACAGAAAACCATGTTTTCCGAGAGATTCGAACCAGCCCGTTCACTCAGCTCTCCTGCCCATGGCCATAACGACGCGGATACGGACCTTGCACCGCCTCGCAAGGTGAGCGTTGGATGGATGTCAGGAGGCCGGCGACTTGGATACGGATACATTCTGGTACCTGCAAATGACGGAGCCGATGAACCTCCACAGAAGCCCAATGACATTGGGTCCAGTGTCCCAGGAGTGACAGCTGTAGGCGTGGATCTTCGAAGTGGATCATCAAGGCCCTTTGGGAAGGAGACTATAGgacaaaacaagaaaacGTCTCCTAAGGCCGGAAATTCCAACTTCGAGCTGTCGAGCGTTATGAGCCGCATACGTCTTCGCAGCTTCTCTAGTGCATTCAGCGAAGGCTTGGGTGAACAGCTCAAGTCCTCAGTGCTGGAGAAATTCCCCAAGCGTAAGAAGGAGCAGCTCGAATCCGGTGCAGTTGATAGAAAAAATCCCTGGGACTTCTGCTCTTGGGTTGATCCAAACCAGCCTGCGAGCGAACAACAGAGTGAGCAAAAAAGCTCGTCAGTCTCTACCAGAAGTACTGAGGGGCGACCTTTGGGTAGATGGGCGACGTTGCGACGTACAGGGAGTTTGTTGAAGGGTCGCAGCGTGTCAGCGATTACGCGCGGCTTTGAAGCCAACTCGACAGCGACAATGACCACTCCAGCTGGGAGATACCCCGTGGCGCGGAGAAAGGAGGGTCGCATTTTCAAATTCAAGGTCCTCGACCGTAAAAATATGGTTAAGAGtgccgacgatgatgtcCCTATTGTTTCGGCAGAAAACTTGCATGAAACAGCCGGCTCAGATGATTTCCAGCACGAGGGACAAGACCACGACCAGCAGACCGTCCAGACAGGCATCCCTAATACAGAAAAGAGTCGGCATGATTCTTCTGACAAAACCGGATCAGAGTCGATCACAGATGACTGGAAAAGTACTTACCAGGACTACCAAGAAATGCTTGGGTAG
- the ERP1 gene encoding emp24/gp25L/p24 family protein (COG:U;~EggNog:ENOG410PKS7;~InterPro:IPR015720,IPR009038;~PFAM:PF01105;~SECRETED:SignalP(1-29);~TransMembrane:1 (n14-25c29/30o200-220i)), producing MAPVRSSASWLSSLMAVCAILCLSVPANALYFYMDGRQTKCFFEELPKDTLVVGTYSTAVINQQSNTYNVDPNLKMLVTVDEIFDNDHRVVSKRDSHSGRFTFSAADAGLHKICVTPETNAATGGGWLSGAPSGAVQVTLDMAIGETSKIETEDKDKMQDIVQKVKDLNGRLQDIRREQVFQREREAEFRDQSEATNSRVVRWTLIQLAVLSVACAWQLSHLRSFFIKQKLT from the exons ATGGCCCCGGTAAGATCCTCCGCCTCATGGCTGTCCTCCTTGATGGCCGTGTGTGCCATCCTGTGCCTCTCGGTGCCCGCCAACGCCCTCTACTTCTACATGGACGGCCGCCAAACAAAGTGCTTCTTTGAGGAGCTCCCTAAGGATACCCTGGTTGTCG GTACCTACTCTACTGCCGTGATCAACCAACAATCCAACACCTACAATGTGGACCCTAACCTCAAGATGCTCGTCACCGTCGACGAGATCTTCGACAACGATCACCGCGTCGTCTCCAAGCGTGACAGCCACTCCGGTCGCTTTACCTTCTCCGCTGCCGACGCCGGCCTGCACAAGATCTGCGTGACTCCCGAGACCAACGCCGCAACTGGCGGCGGCTGGCTGTCGGGCGCCCCGTCCGGTGCCGTCCAGGTCACTCTGGACATGGCCATCGGTGAGACCAGCAAGATCGAGACggaagacaaggacaagatGCAGGATATTGTGCAGAAGGTGAAGGATCTGAACGGCCGCTTGCAGGATATTCGTAGGGAGCAGGTGTTCCAGCGG GAACGTGAAGCTGAATTCCGCGACCAGTCTGAGGCCACCAACTCCCGCGTGGTTCGGTGGACTCTCATCCAGCTGGCCGTGCTGTCTGTGGCATGTGCTTGGCAGCTTTCGCATCTGCGGTCGTTCTTCATCAAGCAGAAGTTGACATAA